In one Diabrotica virgifera virgifera chromosome 5, PGI_DIABVI_V3a genomic region, the following are encoded:
- the LOC126885738 gene encoding uncharacterized protein LOC126885738: protein MDLRSVEVFDNVQNRHFSVLLPADDLQVLKLQSDDPEEIEDDEAVPIQVDHPTDLGENQRTWSQNETLALINIFSLHKDKFKHFKMKKDRWKLISKELAKIGIDKLPIKCEIKWRNLLRSYRSYKATDRAQGKFEFYNEIDDIVSNDPQFRNMFDNFQTPEKGLSKQLESRHALQHDINASELSSKKRKCATCKSEKQKRHEDRMALLKKKLEIEERKVTAFEDYVRFLKSNGSNVVAISNV, encoded by the exons ATGGATTTAAGATCAGTTGAAGTGTTTGATAATGTTCAAAATCGGCATTTTTCTGTTCTGCTACCAGCTGATGATCTCCAAGTACTAAAGTTACAAAGTGATG ATCCTGAAGAAATTGAAGATGATGAGGCAGTCCCTATCCAAGTAGATCATCCAACAGATTTAGGAGAAAACCAAAGGACTTGGAGCCAAAATGAAACATTGGCTCTCATTAATATTTTCTCTTTGCACAAAGACaaatttaaacactttaaaatgaaaaaagacCGCTGGAAACTGATATCCAAAGAACTTGCTAAAATTGGAATAGATAAGTTACCGATAAAATGTGAAATCAAATGGAGAAATCTCCTAAGATCATATCGGTCTTACAAAGCCACGGATAGAGCCcaaggaaaatttgaattttataacGAAATCGATGATATAGTGTCAAACGATCCACAGTTTAGGAATATGTTCGACAATTTCCAAACGCCGGAAAAAGGTTTATCAAAACAGTTAGAATCTAGGCACGCGTTACAGCATGACATAAACGCCTCGGAACTATCATCAAAAAAGAGAAAATGTGCAACTTGTAAAAGTGAGAAACAGAAGCGACATGAAGATCGAATGGCATTATTAAAAAAGAAACTGGAAATTGAAGAGCGGAAAGTAACGGCTTTTGAGGATTATGTACGATTTTTAAAAAGTAATGGTTCAAATGTAGTAGCAATCTCAAATGTTTAA